The stretch of DNA CTCGTGTTGTTTTACAGGGATGGGTTTGTGTGCTCAGATTCGAGATTAAGACAAGCATGAATACACGAATCTAGAAATGGTTGTAGATACCCCATTCATTTGACCTGTGTATACAGCATTAAGTATCTACAATACTCCCTGTGCATGTGTTCAACAGCATTTACAGAAGTGAAATCTGTGTTATGAGCAAATAGGACAAATTCATTCCtgcatccattcattcattccttcattcattgcctgtaacccttattcagtttaGGGCGGTAGTGGGtgcgaagcctacccggaatcactgggcaggaacacacactagagggggcgccagtccttcacagggcaacacacacattcactcacacactcacacctacggacacttttgagtctccaatccacctactaacgtgagtttttggagtgtgggaggaaaccgaagtacccggaggaaacccacgcagacacagggagaacacaccacactcttcacagacagtcacctggaggaaacccacgcagacacagggagaacacaccacactcctcacagacagccacccggaggaaacccacgcagacacagagagaccacaccacactcttcacagacagtcacctggaggaaacccacgcagacacagggagaacacaccacactcctcacagacagccacccggaggaaatccatgcagacacagggagaacacaccacactcctcacagacagtcacctggaggaaactcatgcagacactgggagaacacaccacactcctcacagacagccacccggaggaaacccatgcagacacagggagaacacaccacactcctcacagacagccacccggaggaaacccatgcagacactgggagaacacaccacactcctcacagacagcgacccggaggaaacccacacagccacagggagaacacaccacactcctcacagacagtcacccggaggaaacccacacagacacagggagaacacagcacactcctcacagacattcacccggaggaaacccatgcagacacagggagaacacaccacactcctcacagacagtctgtaAGGacgcgaacccacaacctcgaggtcagagacactacctgctgctccaccgagTTAGGCATCCATAGCCTTTTGCTATAGAAGTAAATACTATACATTTTAAGCCTTTAGAAAATTGCATTTTCCCATCTCTGATATCTAAAATGTATTCctaatttcatttaatttatgaAACTGAAATTATAAATGTTGCCTCCTACTTGGTACAACACTGTTGCCCATCTACTGCATATCATTTAAAacttttcaaataaattaattatcaGTGAATGAGGACCATTCAAATGAATGTAATCTACATTTTCTGATCAGAGTTTTATTTTATGAGTTATAGTAACATTTGTAAAGCTTTATTATTCAGTTATGTGTGTTTTCTTAAcagttatgtattttttttctcatctcACTATTAAATCCTACCTGGTTTCTTACATAAACATTTGAATGTAGTCATTAGCCTCATTAAACAgatatcaatttaaaaatagacAAACCATGAACCTGTTTGTGGTTGTTCTCATTAAAATAGGAACGAAACAGGGTAAAACGCAGTACATACTTAAGTTTTGCTGTTATAATTTGTCACACCTTTTGCCTGTTCTCtactctgttcctctgttctgttttgtctgtttagGTTTTTGTCATGTTCTCATTCTGTTTGTTGTGGTCTGAGTGTTTGTCTACCTACAGGCTCCTAATGTGATATTTTGATATTATTtatagtaaataatgaaaaagttCCAATAGCACATTCCTTTTTTTAAGCTGGTAATGCAGTAGTAATACAAATTAATGTCAGTCATAAAAATGGGATATTCAGCATAATTTTAATATGTTTGACATGTGAAATGATCATCAAAAATACGTGGGACAGGAGAGAATAGCCATTTTAAACAATGCCATTTAGTTATCTAcattctgaaaaatatttttcagaatgtagacatacatatattttaaattatttattttttttataagattacttatttttttatacagcaattaaattttaaaagtcTGTGCATGACCAAGAATTGTTCTCTATTTGTGAAATGACCTGTTACTGATTCATAAAATGCAGACTGTTTTAATATTGAAGCATCCAATGAACTCTGATCATTTACTTAAACAATGTTCAGCATCAACCTGATGATAAAGGCCACCATTAACATCAAGCAACAGTTTCCTGCTCTGTTGCCAGTTCTCTCACTTAACTGTTTCTCTTGTGGTTTCTTATTGGAAgagtttttctttgttgttggCTGTTCTTACAATTCAATAGCTATCTTATATATTAATATGGCCTTGGTAAACAGTAGTAGGCACCAGTTATCATTTTCACTTATTTGTAAATTTGGCACTCTGGATATGGGTACAACACACAACATCGCAGACATTGTGCAGTCAGTacctatttattatatatttataaaaatattaatatatatcacAGTGACTGTTAGCAACAGGTAAACACAGCACCACAGGGTGTTggttttgtactgtgggagttACTTAAGAGCTACCCTCAAATATGCTTTGAACACTCATGATGACCACAGTGGGAACATATTTCAGACAGTGGATTCCCACAATATTGCATTGTGTACGATAAAATTCTGGTGAAGCTTCTTCCAAAGACACTGATTTTCTATTTATCTCCGATTCAGGTCAAGAAGGTCCCAGCTCCATCACAAACAGACATTCTTTGGCTATCACTGAAGGTAATGTGTGTCTTTAAATATCAGTGTTAAGGAAATGGTTTAGTGATTGACAGCTTGGGTTTATGGAGTCAGAAGCAAACACACATTTGGCAGTTTGATGGAGATAATCGTAAAACGCTTTTTCTGTTATCTGCGTTTCCTTTTCAGAATTTATCTCtaagtgtaaacaaacacacaaaactgaaCTGGAGAAAAAGTTTAAAAGTCTTAATGAAGGAATTTTGCAACATGGAAAATCAGCTCTTCTCAATAAGATCTACACAGAGCTCTACATCACAGCTGATGGGAGTGGAGATGTCAATAATGAACATGAGGTGAGACAGATTGAGAAAACTTCCAGTAGACAACAAATACAGGAGATGTCAATCAAATGCAATGACATCTTCAAACCCTtaccagaacaaaacaaacaaatccgAACTGTGCTCACACGAGGTGTTGCTGGAATTGGAAAAACAGTCTCTGTACAAAAGTTCATTCTGGATTGGGCTGAAGGGAACGTGAATCAGGACATCACCATCATATTCCCACTGCCTTTCCGGGAGCTGAATTTAATTAAGAAGGAACTCAGTCTGGTGAAACTTCTTCATGACTTTTTTCAAAACTTAAAACAGTTTAAATTAAAGGATTTAATAGAAAGTACTGATTACACAGTCATGTTCATCTTTGATGGTCTGGATGAATATCGACATTCTCTAGATTTCAAGGACAATGAAAGCTGGTTTGATGTAGAGGAGCCAACAACGGTGGATGTACTACTGACAAACCTCATCAAAGGGAATTTACTCCCATCTGCTCTCCTCTGGATAACCACTCGACCAgcggcagccaatcagatccctcCCGAATGTATTGATCAGGTTACAGATGTACGAGGGTTCAATGACCCTCAGAAAGATGAATACTTCAAGATAAGAATCAGTGATGAGAGCCTTGCTGAGAAAATCATTACACACATGAAGTCTTCAAGAAGTCTCTACATCATGTGCCACATCCCAGTTTTCTGTTGGATTGCATCTACAGTTCTAGAGAAGATGTTTGGTGAAGTGGAGAGTGAAGAGATCCCCAGGACGTTGACTCAAATGTTCACACACTTCCTCAAATACCATATTAAATACAACATCCAGAAATATTCACGTCAAGACCTTGATCGTAGAATATATATACAAGCACTGGGAAAACTGGCTTTCAAGCAGCTGAAAAATGGCAAAATTATCTTTTATAAGGAAGACCTGAAAAAGTGTGATATTGCTGTGAATGAAATAGCAGTGTACTCAGGAGTCTGCACCCAGATCTTCAGAACCGAATCTGTGCTAGAATTGGAGAAGGTTTACAGCTTTGTCCACCTGAGTGTCCAGGAGTTTCTTGCTGCTTTATACAAATTTCTTTCCTTCATCTCTTCCCAAAGAAATCAGCTAAACAATAGATTTTGTGCTTTCTTCAGAAAGCCACAGATTTCCAGCCTCCTTATCCATGCAGTGGACAAGGCTTTAAAGAGTAAGAATGGACACCTGGACCTTTATCTACGCTTCCTTCTGGGTCTGTCACTGGAGTCCAATCAGATTCTCTTACGAGGTCTTCTCCCTCAGACCGCAAGTTACTCTCACAACAAAGAGGAAATCGTCAAGTACATCAAGAAGAAGATCAAAGAGAATCTCTCTCCAGAGAAGTCCATCAATCTCTTCCACTGTCTGAATGAACTGCAAGATCAAGCTCTAGAGCAGGAAGTTCAAACATACCTGAAAGGAAATGATAGCTCTCTCAGTGAAACGAAACTCTCATCTGTTCAGTGGTCAGCTCTGGCATTTGTTTTGTTGAATTCAGAAAAGGATTTGGATGAATTTGACTTGAATAAATATGACACATCAGATGAATGCCTTCTGAGACTTCTGCCTGTTGTCAAAGCATCCAGAAaatttgtgtgagtatttacaTCAATACATTTTGGAGGTATTGTATTTTTACGATTGGGTGAGTTTGTGTCATAGTTTGAGATGGCAATGCTTTAGTAAAATTTCTCCCTCAGGATTCATGATTGGGACATCACAGAGAAAAGCTGTGCAACTCTAGCTTCAGCTCTTCGATCACCATCCTCAAGTTTGAAAGAACTGAAACTGA from Hoplias malabaricus isolate fHopMal1 chromosome 5, fHopMal1.hap1, whole genome shotgun sequence encodes:
- the LOC136696798 gene encoding NLR family CARD domain-containing protein 3-like isoform X1, whose amino-acid sequence is MTTESIITAQTAATVYAPQINRNIVEGSLSVKISNYYGGQEGPSSITNRHSLAITEEFISKCKQTHKTELEKKFKSLNEGILQHGKSALLNKIYTELYITADGSGDVNNEHEVRQIEKTSSRQQIQEMSIKCNDIFKPLPEQNKQIRTVLTRGVAGIGKTVSVQKFILDWAEGNVNQDITIIFPLPFRELNLIKKELSLVKLLHDFFQNLKQFKLKDLIESTDYTVMFIFDGLDEYRHSLDFKDNESWFDVEEPTTVDVLLTNLIKGNLLPSALLWITTRPAAANQIPPECIDQVTDVRGFNDPQKDEYFKIRISDESLAEKIITHMKSSRSLYIMCHIPVFCWIASTVLEKMFGEVESEEIPRTLTQMFTHFLKYHIKYNIQKYSRQDLDRRIYIQALGKLAFKQLKNGKIIFYKEDLKKCDIAVNEIAVYSGVCTQIFRTESVLELEKVYSFVHLSVQEFLAALYKFLSFISSQRNQLNNRFCAFFRKPQISSLLIHAVDKALKSKNGHLDLYLRFLLGLSLESNQILLRGLLPQTASYSHNKEEIVKYIKKKIKENLSPEKSINLFHCLNELQDQALEQEVQTYLKGNDSSLSETKLSSVQWSALAFVLLNSEKDLDEFDLNKYDTSDECLLRLLPVVKASRKFVIHDWDITEKSCATLASALRSPSSSLKELKLSNSNLQGSRLKLLSAGLENLQCKLETLRLTECSVTEEGCAALVKALKSNPSHLRELNLSHNQLQDSGAMKLPDLLSDPQCHMEKLLLEQCCITGKGCDALVQALKSNPSHLRELNLNVNKILDFGAKALSDLLQDPQFKLEKLLLCDCGIKEEGCASVVEALKSNLPYLRELNLNASVLGESGVKHLSELLRDPQCKLEKLLLYECVNTEEGCADLLKALKLNPSHLKELNLNWNELRKSGVKQLCSLLEDLQCKLEKLWLEGCSITDDDCIALVKALKSNPSHMRELILNYNKAGDIGIKNMSGLLEDAHCKLEKLMLDECGITKEGCAALVKALKSNPSHLRDLSLGRNDLGNSGVKELCDLLRDSHCKLEKLLLWSCNITEEICEILVSALRSNSSNLRELDLSNNELSESGKELLSAALEDPTCKLKKLNGVID